A genomic window from Ruminiclostridium cellulolyticum H10 includes:
- a CDS encoding glycosyltransferase family 2 protein: MKQTTTTKLKTKKKIYIPVKNKFIISMIAGIAWMATSIYFSVPWIKDLSLYVTMPIAILIIAGIAYIPGYMNAFMVSSLLLDRQPKVKNTSPKVPVTILIACYNEEKSIENTVNYVATQDYEGEIRLIVIDNNSKDKTAETAKKAGEKMNLNLTVVHESKAGKNFALNTALAHVETEYVLTLDADTLLHKSALRHIVARLESSPDDVCAVAGTVLVRNSRGNILARIQEWDYFLGIASIKRLQGLFQSTLVAQGAFSLYKTELIRKVGGWPDAIGEDIVLTWSFLSNNCRVYFEPMAVAFTDVPTSLKHFFRQRSRWARGMVEALKLFKPWSQPIYSARYLTGCNLFMPFMDFVYTFCWLPGLVLAFFGHFWIVGPATLFVIPLALLQNFVLYTYQKGVFKSLNLRVRKNIIGFILYVLCYQLLMSPISVWGYIQETLKLRRIWK, from the coding sequence AAAAAATCTATATCCCTGTAAAAAATAAGTTTATTATAAGCATGATTGCGGGAATAGCTTGGATGGCGACATCTATATATTTTTCCGTACCGTGGATAAAGGATTTGTCACTTTACGTAACTATGCCAATTGCAATTTTGATTATTGCCGGTATAGCATATATCCCCGGATATATGAACGCATTCATGGTATCAAGCCTTTTATTGGACAGACAGCCAAAAGTAAAAAATACTAGTCCCAAAGTCCCGGTAACCATACTGATTGCATGTTATAATGAGGAAAAAAGTATTGAGAATACCGTTAATTATGTGGCAACACAGGATTATGAGGGAGAAATAAGGCTAATAGTTATAGATAATAATTCAAAGGATAAAACAGCTGAGACAGCAAAAAAAGCCGGGGAAAAAATGAACCTCAATCTGACTGTAGTACACGAAAGTAAAGCCGGAAAGAATTTCGCTTTAAATACTGCATTAGCACACGTCGAAACGGAATATGTTCTGACACTGGATGCAGATACCTTACTGCATAAATCAGCTTTAAGGCATATTGTTGCACGTTTGGAAAGTTCACCAGATGATGTATGTGCGGTGGCAGGAACTGTTCTGGTCAGGAACAGCAGAGGAAATATACTTGCAAGGATTCAGGAATGGGACTATTTTTTAGGAATTGCCAGTATAAAAAGATTGCAGGGATTGTTTCAAAGCACTTTGGTAGCACAGGGGGCTTTTTCACTGTATAAAACTGAATTAATAAGGAAGGTTGGGGGATGGCCCGATGCAATTGGCGAGGATATTGTTCTGACATGGAGTTTTTTAAGTAATAATTGCAGAGTTTATTTTGAGCCCATGGCAGTAGCATTTACAGATGTCCCAACTTCCTTAAAGCATTTCTTTAGACAACGAAGCAGGTGGGCAAGAGGAATGGTTGAAGCTTTGAAGCTATTCAAGCCATGGTCGCAGCCAATTTATTCTGCAAGATATCTTACCGGATGTAATCTTTTTATGCCGTTTATGGATTTTGTTTACACGTTTTGCTGGCTTCCCGGGTTGGTATTGGCTTTTTTTGGACACTTTTGGATTGTGGGACCGGCAACACTCTTTGTAATACCACTTGCATTACTTCAGAATTTCGTACTGTATACCTATCAAAAAGGTGTTTTCAAATCATTAAACCTTCGGGTCAGGAAAAATATTATAGGATTTATTTTATATGTTTTATGTTACCAGTTATTAATGAGTCCTATTTCTGTTTGGGGATATATTCAGGAAACACTCAAGCTTCGAAGAATTTGGAAATAA